The Verrucomicrobiota bacterium nucleotide sequence GATGCCGACAAAGTAGCTCAAGGCCGACCCATGACCAAACATATATTCAACGCGACACACTGGTGATCGTCCCCCGATTGATCTCCCACCGGCAGAGATCCTGGCCGAGTTCGCTGGGCCAATTTTCCTCAGTGCAGGTCATGAACACTTGGCCGCGGGATTGCCGGGCACGCTCCAACAAGGGCAGCAACCCGCCACGCCGTTTCAAATCCAACTCGCCCATCACGTCATCAATCAGCAAAATGGGCGGCGCACTGTGAATTTCGGTCAGATACTCGGCCTGGGCGATTTTCAGGGCAATGGCCAGCGTGCGCTTTTGGCCCTCGCTGCCATACTGAATGGCCGGGCGGTCATTCAATAAGAGTTGCACGTCGTCGCGATGCGGCCCGACAATTGTGCTGCGATAGGTGCGTTCTCGGTCCCGTGATTTGGCCAATTCAACGGCAAAATCGGTTTTGACGCCGGGCTGGTAATGCAATCGCAGGCTCTCCGCATCATTGGCAATACCGCGATACGCCTGCTGCACCAGCGGGGTCAAGCGCGGCAGTAAAGCCTGGCGGTGCAGGATAATCTCATTGCCCACGGCGATCAGTTCCTGGCTGAAACTCTCGAGCGCCATCAGGTCCACCGGGTAATGCTTCAACAGGGCGTTGCGCGACCGCAAGGCGCGCGCGTACCGTTGCAACAGCCCAAGGTAAGCCGGGCGCGTATGGGCCAGCAGGAGATCCAGGAACCGGCGCCGGTTCCGCGAAGTGCCTTTCACCAACTGTAAATCCTCGGTGCAAAACACCACGGTGCGCAACGTGCCATAAAAATCCCCCAAGCGTTTGACTGGCTGACCGTCCACGGCCAGTTTCCGCTCCGCCGGCGACCAATACATTTTGATTTCGTGAGTCCCCTGCCCCACCACGTCCCCCTGCACGAAATACCCCTTGGCACCGTGGCGCACCATCTGGGCGCTGCCGATGCCGCGAAAGGACCGCAACGTGGACAGGAGATAAATGGCCTCCAGCAAATTGGTCTTACCTTGGGCGTTATCCCCAAGCAACACGTGAAAGCCAGGGTTGAACAACACGTCCAGCCGCGGATAATTTCGGAAGTCACGTAACTTTAGGCGCGCCAAATGCACGTACGTAGTCTAAGCAGACCGACTGCCAAAGAATAGGAAAAACCGATACAAACCATCGCCAGGACAATGCATTTACAAAGCGCGACAGCTACGGGAGTCAGTACCGCCCACCGGTAAATTCGCCCGCCGCCAAGCGGCGTCGGAAGTCGGCATAAGCATCGGCCAACCCCTCATCCAAGAGCATCTTGGGCTTCCAGCCCAGCGCCAACAGTCTGGAATTATCCATGACTTTACGCGGGGTGCCATCCGGCTTGGTGGTGTCCCACTGCAATTCCCCGGGGTAGCCCACCACCCGCTTTACAGCTTCGGCCAACTCCCTAATGGTTACTTCCCGACCAGTGCCGACATTGATAAACTGCTCTTCACTGTAGCTTTCCAGGAGGAACACACAGGCCCGGGCCAAATCCGTAGTATGCAGCAACTCGCGCAGCGGCGAGCCCGTGCCCCAGCAAACGACGGCTGGCAGATTAGCCATTTTGGCTTCATGCAAACGCCGGATCAAGGCCGGCACCACGTGAGAATTCTGCGCGTGATAATTGTCATTCTGGCCGTAGAGATTCGTGGGCATCGCGCTGATGAAGTCACACCCAT carries:
- the recF gene encoding DNA replication/repair protein RecF, whose translation is MHLARLKLRDFRNYPRLDVLFNPGFHVLLGDNAQGKTNLLEAIYLLSTLRSFRGIGSAQMVRHGAKGYFVQGDVVGQGTHEIKMYWSPAERKLAVDGQPVKRLGDFYGTLRTVVFCTEDLQLVKGTSRNRRRFLDLLLAHTRPAYLGLLQRYARALRSRNALLKHYPVDLMALESFSQELIAVGNEIILHRQALLPRLTPLVQQAYRGIANDAESLRLHYQPGVKTDFAVELAKSRDRERTYRSTIVGPHRDDVQLLLNDRPAIQYGSEGQKRTLAIALKIAQAEYLTEIHSAPPILLIDDVMGELDLKRRGGLLPLLERARQSRGQVFMTCTEENWPSELGQDLCRWEINRGTITSVSR
- a CDS encoding GDP-L-fucose synthase; the encoded protein is MPKDARIYVAGHRGLVGSAIWRELEQSGYTRLLSRTHHELDLLDTAAVRAFYQSERPEFVVVAAAKVGGILANSTYPAQFIHENLQIQNNLIDGAWRAGVKKLLFLGSSCIYPKFAPQPLKEEYLLTGALESSNEWYAIAKIAGLKMCQAYRRQYGCDFISAMPTNLYGQNDNYHAQNSHVVPALIRRLHEAKMANLPAVVCWGTGSPLRELLHTTDLARACVFLLESYSEEQFINVGTGREVTIRELAEAVKRVVGYPGELQWDTTKPDGTPRKVMDNSRLLALGWKPKMLLDEGLADAYADFRRRLAAGEFTGGRY